One region of Catenuloplanes indicus genomic DNA includes:
- a CDS encoding NUDIX hydrolase produces the protein MAALRTVRAAGGVLWRPAAGGPEICLIHRPKYDDWSLPKGKLDPGEHPLTAAVREVGEETAVPAVPQVRLPAIRYETRDAAKLVEYWSMRPRPDVEAGPFTPNAEVDDLRWLPVPEARKLLSYPHDGRVVDAFAALPPITAVLAVVRHGHAGRREAWPGADSARPLDEAGALESRELAELCAHLGPQRLISASPRRCQQTLAPLAAAVDLPVEVDASFDEPRSGDRPEQRHEVAAERIRALAAAGEPVVVCSQGKIIPDALCRVAGQGTPRDFHSPKGTGWLLAFAGDRLIGWDRLLPSDSRVVQASSRS, from the coding sequence TTGGCTGCGCTGAGAACCGTGCGGGCGGCCGGCGGCGTCCTGTGGCGCCCGGCCGCCGGCGGACCGGAGATCTGCCTGATCCACCGTCCGAAGTACGACGACTGGTCGCTGCCCAAGGGCAAGCTGGACCCGGGCGAGCACCCGCTGACCGCGGCCGTGCGCGAGGTCGGCGAGGAGACCGCGGTACCGGCGGTCCCCCAGGTCCGCCTGCCCGCCATCCGGTACGAGACCCGGGACGCCGCGAAACTGGTCGAGTACTGGTCGATGCGGCCCCGCCCGGACGTCGAGGCCGGCCCGTTCACGCCGAACGCGGAGGTCGACGACCTGCGCTGGCTGCCGGTCCCGGAGGCCCGGAAGCTGCTCAGCTATCCGCACGACGGCCGGGTGGTCGACGCGTTCGCCGCACTGCCGCCGATCACCGCCGTGCTGGCCGTGGTCCGGCACGGGCACGCCGGTCGCCGCGAGGCCTGGCCCGGCGCGGACTCGGCCCGGCCGCTGGACGAGGCGGGTGCGCTGGAGTCCCGCGAGCTGGCCGAGCTGTGCGCGCACCTCGGCCCGCAACGGCTGATCTCCGCGTCGCCGCGGCGCTGCCAGCAGACGCTGGCGCCGCTGGCCGCTGCCGTGGACCTGCCGGTCGAGGTGGACGCGTCGTTCGACGAGCCGCGCTCCGGCGACCGGCCCGAGCAGCGGCACGAGGTCGCGGCCGAGCGGATCCGCGCGCTGGCCGCGGCCGGTGAGCCGGTCGTGGTCTGCAGCCAGGGCAAGATCATCCCGGATGCGCTGTGCCGGGTGGCCGGGCAGGGCACACCGCGCGACTTCCACAGCCCGAAGGGGACCGGCTGGCTGCTCGCCTTCGCCGGCGACCGGCTGATCGGCTGGGACCGTCTCCTGCCGTCCGACTCCCGCGTGGTCCAGGCGTCGTCTCGCTCCTGA
- a CDS encoding HU family DNA-binding protein, translated as MNKAELIEALAARLGDKKTATAALDAVLAEVQNAVTKGDRVAITGFGVFEKRVRGARTARNPRTGEAVKVKKTSVPAFRPGAGFKELVASGKVPKATAAKKTTATAAKTTAAKATTAKAAPAKAATATKATATKATAAKSTATAAKKTAATKATAAKATATKATATKATATKTAAAPAKTTAAKKTAATKATAATPATPAKKTTATKSATATKSAAKKAPAAKKTAAKKR; from the coding sequence GTGAACAAGGCCGAGCTCATCGAGGCGCTCGCCGCTCGCCTGGGAGACAAGAAGACGGCGACGGCGGCGCTGGACGCGGTTCTCGCGGAGGTTCAGAACGCGGTCACCAAGGGCGACCGCGTCGCCATCACCGGCTTCGGAGTCTTCGAGAAGCGCGTGCGCGGTGCTCGAACAGCCCGCAATCCACGTACCGGCGAAGCGGTGAAGGTGAAGAAGACGTCCGTACCGGCCTTCCGGCCCGGCGCGGGCTTCAAGGAACTGGTCGCGAGCGGCAAGGTGCCGAAGGCGACCGCCGCCAAGAAGACCACCGCCACGGCGGCGAAGACCACGGCGGCGAAGGCGACCACCGCCAAGGCCGCGCCGGCCAAGGCCGCCACCGCGACGAAGGCGACCGCGACCAAGGCGACCGCCGCCAAGTCGACGGCGACCGCGGCGAAGAAGACGGCCGCCACCAAGGCCACCGCGGCCAAGGCCACCGCCACGAAGGCGACCGCCACGAAGGCGACCGCGACCAAGACGGCCGCGGCTCCGGCGAAGACGACCGCGGCCAAGAAGACCGCCGCCACCAAGGCGACCGCGGCGACCCCGGCCACCCCGGCCAAGAAGACCACCGCTACCAAGAGCGCGACCGCGACGAAGTCGGCTGCCAAGAAGGCGCCGGCCGCGAAGAAGACGGCCGCCAAGAAGCGCTGA
- a CDS encoding response regulator translates to MRVLVADDQALVRDGFCVILDAQPDIAVVGEAGDGNEAVRAALALRPDVVLMDVRMPRKNGIEATAEICAATDARVLMLTTFDLDEYVYDALHAGASGFLLKDMRRAELVSAVRTIAGGDSLLAPSVTRRLIADMAGRGGAPAGPAGRWATALASLTARETDSLRLVAQGLSNAEIAARLHVTEHTVKTHMSNLLTKLGLRDRVQAVVLAYESGLVVPGRHSPG, encoded by the coding sequence CTGCGGGTGCTGGTCGCGGACGATCAGGCGCTGGTGCGGGACGGCTTCTGCGTGATCCTGGACGCGCAGCCGGACATCGCGGTGGTCGGCGAGGCCGGTGACGGCAACGAGGCGGTCCGGGCCGCGCTGGCGCTGCGCCCGGACGTGGTGCTGATGGACGTGCGCATGCCGCGGAAGAACGGCATCGAGGCAACCGCGGAGATCTGCGCGGCCACCGACGCGCGGGTGCTGATGCTGACCACGTTCGACCTGGACGAGTACGTCTACGACGCGCTGCACGCCGGGGCCAGCGGCTTCCTGCTCAAGGACATGCGCCGGGCCGAACTGGTCAGCGCGGTGCGCACGATCGCGGGCGGTGACTCGCTGCTGGCACCGAGCGTCACCCGCCGGCTGATCGCGGACATGGCCGGGCGCGGCGGCGCACCGGCCGGCCCGGCCGGGCGCTGGGCGACCGCGCTGGCGTCGCTGACCGCGCGCGAGACGGACTCGCTGCGGCTGGTCGCGCAGGGCCTGTCCAACGCGGAGATCGCGGCGCGGCTGCACGTCACCGAGCACACGGTCAAGACGCACATGAGCAACCTGCTGACCAAGCTGGGCCTGCGCGACCGAGTGCAGGCGGTGGTCCTGGCCTACGAGTCCGGGCTGGTCGTGCCGGGACGTCACTCTCCCGGCTGA
- a CDS encoding CYTH and CHAD domain-containing protein, with amino-acid sequence MLEEERKYEVAPEFDLPDLTGALPSGGRVVAKDPKVLTATYFDTEDLRLARAGVSLRFRKGDDEPWTVKLPADVPGTRHEISRAGKKAKTPPAEMSALVTPYARGEELVPAVVVRSARRAYLLQSGDGTVLAELDDDTVEVLDGEKVRSTFREVEVERADGDPALLDQVEALLVKAGATAGTFTPKHARAMGAAASAAPDLVPAGDLPDAPTAGDVVTAAIRDGIGRILAHDPLVRLGTPLPDGDTAVHQMRVGCRRLRSDLRTFGVLVKTSWARTLRDELGWIAGVLGAARDAEVLRARLRRTAALDPLAPLDERAVDRLDARLAKRQRKALAELDAALRTARYRKLVDLLVEAAREPKLSPDADAPAAEVLPHLVARPWDVLVNGGKGVAGAADLHTGDSDERWHGVRINGKRARYAVEAVAPVLGGPAAALGKALSKVQNLLGEHQDAAMAAQTWLDLAAEKPDDHGMAVTAGRLAERERAVIHAVRGAFPAAWENAVRPKKTAWLR; translated from the coding sequence ATGCTGGAGGAAGAGCGCAAGTACGAGGTGGCCCCGGAATTCGACCTGCCGGACCTGACCGGCGCCCTGCCCTCCGGCGGGCGGGTCGTGGCCAAGGACCCGAAGGTGCTGACCGCCACCTACTTCGACACCGAGGATCTGCGGCTGGCCCGGGCCGGCGTCTCGCTGCGGTTCCGCAAGGGCGACGACGAGCCGTGGACCGTGAAGCTCCCGGCGGACGTGCCCGGCACCCGGCACGAGATCTCCCGGGCCGGCAAGAAGGCAAAGACGCCGCCGGCCGAGATGTCCGCGCTGGTCACGCCGTACGCGCGGGGTGAGGAGCTGGTCCCGGCCGTGGTGGTCCGCAGCGCGCGCCGGGCGTACCTGCTGCAGTCCGGCGACGGCACCGTGCTGGCCGAGCTGGACGACGACACCGTCGAGGTGCTGGACGGCGAGAAGGTCCGGTCCACGTTCCGCGAGGTCGAGGTGGAGCGCGCGGACGGCGACCCGGCGCTGCTCGACCAGGTGGAGGCGCTGCTGGTCAAGGCGGGCGCCACGGCCGGGACGTTCACGCCGAAGCACGCGCGGGCGATGGGCGCGGCCGCGAGCGCGGCACCTGACCTGGTGCCGGCCGGCGACCTGCCGGACGCGCCGACCGCGGGCGACGTGGTGACCGCCGCGATCCGGGACGGCATCGGCCGCATCCTGGCGCACGACCCGCTGGTCCGGCTCGGCACGCCGCTGCCGGACGGCGACACCGCGGTGCACCAGATGCGGGTCGGCTGCCGCCGGCTGCGCAGCGACCTGCGCACGTTCGGCGTGCTGGTGAAGACGTCCTGGGCGCGCACGCTGCGGGACGAGCTGGGCTGGATCGCCGGGGTGCTCGGCGCGGCCCGCGACGCCGAGGTGCTGCGCGCCCGGCTGCGCCGGACCGCCGCGCTGGACCCGCTGGCACCGCTCGACGAGCGGGCCGTGGACCGGCTGGACGCCCGGCTGGCGAAGCGGCAGCGCAAGGCGCTGGCCGAGCTGGACGCGGCGCTGCGCACGGCGCGCTACCGGAAGCTGGTGGACCTGCTGGTCGAGGCCGCACGGGAGCCGAAGCTGTCGCCGGACGCGGACGCGCCCGCGGCCGAGGTGCTGCCGCACCTGGTGGCCCGCCCGTGGGACGTGCTGGTCAACGGCGGCAAGGGCGTGGCCGGCGCGGCCGACCTGCACACCGGCGACTCCGACGAGCGCTGGCACGGCGTGCGGATCAACGGCAAGCGCGCCCGGTACGCGGTGGAGGCCGTCGCCCCGGTGCTCGGCGGGCCGGCCGCCGCGCTCGGCAAGGCACTCTCCAAGGTGCAGAATCTGCTCGGCGAGCACCAGGACGCCGCGATGGCCGCCCAGACGTGGCTGGACCTGGCGGCCGAGAAGCCGGATGATCATGGCATGGCAGTGACGGCCGGCCGGCTGGCCGAACGGGAACGCGCGGTTATCCACGCCGTTCGCGGGGCATTCCCCGCGGCGTGGGAGAACGCGGTACGACCGAAGAAGACCGCTTGGCTGCGCTGA
- a CDS encoding MMPL family transporter has translation MLALLSGAAVRRPVLTIVFWAAVLVAGVVAATGLFSRLSPEVGTVPGSESAVVQERLDAVHPVPESITAVIAGASAPAVADAVTAVRALDGVASVDGPVPAARTPSVVLISVVSDGDAAERAAAILRAVPATDVVVSGGPLTTAEYNDQARADVQRAELVSLPVVLVLLLVVFGSLLAAGLPLIVAIVGIAANFGLLYLFSLVTDVSVYAVQVTTMLSMGLAVDYALLLVSRFREERAVDQAVPGAVRRASATAGRTVLFTGLTVAVALAGLMVFPDPFLRSLGLAASGVVLVNMLAAVTLLPAMLALWGHRIPPAAASGGRVLARLAARVQRRPLLTLAGAAAVLVVLALPVAGLTIGTGDSRSLPAASATRALDEALARDFPSLHGPEPLLVPASAADEARIAAVPGVARTDAADGVVRAFPAERASSESTQDAVATLRAQGFQVAGQGARLADYRTMLGERAPIAAGLVALGTLALLFAFTGSILLPVKAVLTNLLSIAASLGVVVWVFQEGHFAGLLGSERLYDTNLTVPVLVAAIAFGLSVDYEMFLLSRIRERHLAGDAPDRAVAAGLQQTGRIITSAGLLLVVVFAGFLTGGFAPIKQIGLGLVLAVALDATVVRLLLVPATMTLLGRWNWWAPRPMRALHLRYGLREA, from the coding sequence ATGCTTGCTCTCCTGTCCGGGGCCGCCGTGCGCCGCCCCGTGCTCACCATCGTCTTCTGGGCCGCGGTGCTCGTCGCCGGCGTCGTGGCCGCGACCGGGCTGTTCAGCCGGCTGAGCCCGGAGGTCGGCACCGTGCCGGGCAGCGAGTCCGCCGTCGTGCAGGAGCGGCTCGACGCCGTACACCCGGTGCCGGAGTCCATCACCGCGGTCATCGCCGGCGCGTCCGCGCCGGCGGTGGCGGACGCGGTGACGGCGGTCCGCGCGCTCGACGGCGTGGCCTCGGTGGACGGCCCGGTGCCCGCGGCCCGTACCCCCTCGGTGGTGTTGATCTCTGTGGTGTCGGACGGCGACGCCGCGGAACGCGCGGCCGCGATCCTGCGGGCCGTGCCGGCCACCGACGTCGTGGTCTCCGGCGGGCCGTTGACCACCGCCGAGTACAACGACCAGGCACGGGCGGACGTGCAGCGCGCGGAACTGGTCAGTCTGCCGGTGGTGCTGGTGCTGCTGCTGGTGGTGTTCGGCAGCCTGCTCGCGGCCGGGCTGCCGCTGATCGTGGCGATCGTCGGGATCGCCGCCAACTTCGGTCTGCTCTACCTGTTCAGCCTGGTCACGGACGTCTCCGTCTACGCGGTGCAGGTGACCACGATGCTCAGCATGGGGCTGGCCGTGGATTACGCACTACTGCTGGTGAGCCGGTTCCGGGAGGAGCGCGCGGTGGATCAGGCCGTGCCCGGCGCGGTGCGGCGCGCGTCCGCGACCGCGGGCCGGACCGTGCTGTTCACCGGCCTGACCGTGGCGGTCGCGCTGGCCGGGCTGATGGTGTTCCCGGACCCGTTCCTGCGCTCACTGGGCCTGGCCGCGTCCGGTGTGGTGCTGGTCAACATGCTGGCCGCGGTGACGCTGCTGCCCGCGATGCTCGCCCTGTGGGGTCACCGGATCCCACCGGCGGCCGCGTCCGGTGGACGGGTGCTCGCGCGGCTCGCGGCCCGGGTGCAGCGGCGGCCGTTGCTCACGCTGGCCGGTGCCGCGGCCGTGCTGGTGGTGCTGGCGCTGCCGGTCGCGGGCCTGACCATCGGGACCGGGGACTCGCGCTCGCTGCCGGCCGCGTCCGCGACCCGCGCGCTGGACGAGGCGCTGGCCCGGGACTTCCCGTCGCTGCACGGCCCGGAGCCGTTGCTGGTGCCCGCGTCCGCGGCGGACGAGGCGCGGATCGCAGCCGTTCCGGGCGTCGCGCGCACCGATGCGGCGGACGGCGTCGTGCGGGCGTTCCCGGCGGAACGGGCGTCGTCGGAGAGCACCCAGGACGCGGTGGCCACGCTGCGCGCGCAGGGTTTCCAGGTGGCGGGCCAGGGTGCGCGGCTGGCCGACTACCGCACGATGCTGGGCGAGCGCGCGCCGATCGCGGCCGGGCTGGTCGCGCTGGGCACGCTGGCGTTGCTGTTCGCGTTCACCGGCTCGATCCTGCTGCCGGTCAAGGCGGTGCTCACCAACCTGCTCAGCATCGCGGCCTCGCTCGGCGTGGTGGTCTGGGTCTTCCAGGAGGGCCACTTCGCCGGGCTGCTCGGCAGCGAGCGGCTGTACGACACCAATCTGACCGTGCCGGTGCTGGTGGCCGCGATCGCGTTCGGGCTGTCCGTGGACTACGAGATGTTCCTGCTCTCCCGCATCCGGGAACGGCACCTGGCCGGGGACGCGCCGGATCGCGCGGTGGCGGCCGGGCTGCAGCAGACCGGACGCATCATCACGTCGGCCGGGCTGCTCCTGGTGGTGGTGTTCGCCGGCTTCCTGACCGGCGGGTTCGCGCCGATCAAACAGATCGGGCTGGGGCTGGTGCTGGCGGTCGCGCTGGACGCGACGGTGGTCCGGCTGCTGCTCGTGCCGGCGACCATGACGTTGCTGGGCCGCTGGAACTGGTGGGCGCCGCGGCCGATGCGCGCGCTGCACCTGCGGTACGGCCTGCGCGAGGCCTGA
- the leuD gene encoding 3-isopropylmalate dehydratase small subunit yields the protein MEKFTVHTGSAVPLRRSNVDTDQIIPAVYLKRVTRTGFEDGLFSAWREDPAFVMNNPAYSSASILVAGPDFGTGSSREHAVWALHNWGFRAVISPRFGDIFRGNALKEGLLPVELDQAAVESLWDLAERDPAARIVVDLTERQVRAGDSVWSFPMDDFSRWRLMEGLDDIGLTLRHQDAIAAYEAKRPSFKPALA from the coding sequence ATGGAGAAGTTCACCGTGCACACCGGCTCCGCGGTACCGCTGCGGCGCTCCAATGTGGATACGGATCAGATCATTCCCGCTGTGTACCTGAAGAGGGTGACGCGGACGGGCTTCGAGGACGGTCTCTTCAGCGCCTGGCGCGAGGACCCGGCATTCGTGATGAACAATCCCGCCTATTCGTCCGCGTCGATCCTGGTCGCCGGCCCGGATTTCGGCACCGGGTCGTCCCGTGAGCACGCGGTGTGGGCCTTGCACAACTGGGGATTCCGCGCCGTGATCTCGCCGCGCTTCGGCGACATCTTCCGCGGCAACGCGCTCAAGGAAGGGCTGCTGCCGGTCGAACTGGACCAGGCCGCGGTCGAGTCGTTGTGGGACCTGGCGGAGCGGGACCCGGCCGCCCGGATCGTGGTGGACCTGACCGAGCGGCAGGTGCGGGCCGGTGACAGTGTCTGGTCGTTCCCGATGGACGACTTCAGCCGCTGGCGCCTGATGGAGGGCCTGGACGACATCGGCCTGACGCTCCGGCACCAGGACGCGATCGCGGCGTACGAGGCGAAACGCCCGTCGTTCAAGCCGGCGCTCGCCTGA
- a CDS encoding sensor histidine kinase, producing MWERAKARARRNPAAVDAAVAIACFLLTIGGHGAVEDPRPIVLVFAAVSALPLVWRQRAPFPVAAVCGAGSIGLIAVHGFIDWPYGQLVATYTVAAASPFAARAVLVAGTVAGLVFTQQTLDKPVGSVLTSSSVFVAAFALGTGARARRDRIALLEERALRHAEERAAVAARERERIARDMHDILAHSISMIAVQAEAGPLLVHRDPDRAARAFDAISGTARDALTQLRRALGVLRGGPDDRAPQPGLDAVPALAARAREAGLAVRVTEHGERAAVPAEVAVAVYRVVQESLTNVIRHAGAAAARIDLTWSAASLRVEITDDGRGAASAGDPAGHGLIGMRERVSACGGTFSAGTAGSGGFTVTATMPLAAPERRHSPASVPGPAAGPPQDPAPAAVIGPTGRGSADTAEPAEREAVGRAGSTDGDSAVGRAGGRAEAARG from the coding sequence GTGTGGGAGCGGGCCAAGGCGCGGGCGAGGCGCAATCCGGCGGCGGTGGACGCGGCGGTCGCGATCGCCTGCTTCCTGCTGACCATCGGCGGGCACGGCGCGGTCGAGGACCCGCGGCCGATCGTGCTCGTCTTCGCCGCGGTCTCCGCGCTGCCGCTGGTCTGGCGGCAGCGGGCGCCGTTCCCGGTCGCCGCGGTCTGCGGGGCCGGCTCGATCGGGCTGATCGCGGTGCACGGCTTCATCGACTGGCCGTACGGGCAGCTGGTCGCCACCTACACGGTCGCCGCAGCGAGCCCGTTCGCGGCGCGCGCCGTGCTGGTCGCCGGCACGGTGGCCGGGCTGGTCTTCACCCAGCAGACACTGGACAAGCCGGTCGGCTCGGTGCTCACGTCCAGCAGCGTCTTCGTGGCCGCGTTCGCGCTCGGCACCGGCGCCCGGGCCCGCCGGGACCGGATCGCGTTGCTGGAGGAGCGCGCGCTGCGGCACGCGGAGGAGCGGGCCGCGGTGGCCGCCCGCGAGCGCGAGCGGATCGCCCGCGACATGCACGACATCCTGGCCCACTCGATCAGCATGATCGCGGTGCAGGCCGAGGCCGGGCCGCTGCTGGTACACCGCGATCCGGACCGGGCCGCGCGCGCGTTCGACGCGATCTCCGGCACCGCCCGCGACGCGCTCACCCAGCTGCGCCGCGCGCTCGGCGTGCTCCGCGGCGGCCCGGACGACCGTGCGCCGCAACCCGGGCTGGACGCCGTTCCCGCGCTGGCCGCGCGGGCGCGGGAGGCCGGGCTGGCGGTCAGGGTCACCGAGCACGGCGAGCGTGCGGCGGTGCCGGCCGAGGTCGCAGTCGCGGTCTACCGCGTGGTGCAGGAGTCGCTGACCAACGTCATCCGGCACGCCGGGGCGGCCGCGGCCAGGATCGATCTGACCTGGTCGGCGGCGTCGCTGCGGGTCGAGATCACCGACGACGGCCGCGGTGCCGCGAGTGCCGGGGACCCGGCGGGACACGGGTTGATCGGCATGCGCGAGCGCGTCTCGGCGTGCGGCGGGACGTTCAGCGCGGGTACGGCCGGGAGCGGCGGCTTCACGGTGACCGCCACGATGCCGCTGGCCGCTCCGGAGCGGCGGCACTCCCCCGCTTCCGTCCCCGGACCGGCCGCCGGTCCGCCGCAGGACCCGGCGCCCGCCGCTGTCATCGGCCCTACCGGGCGGGGGAGCGCTGATACCGCCGAGCCGGCTGAGCGGGAGGCCGTCGGCCGGGCCGGTTCCACCGACGGTGACTCGGCCGTGGGGCGGGCCGGCGGCCGGGCTGAGGCCGCCCGTGGCTGA
- the leuC gene encoding 3-isopropylmalate dehydratase large subunit, whose product MVGANPQPAAPRTLAEKVWDAHVVRSAEGEPDLLFIDLHLLHEVTSPQAFDGLRLAGRAVRRPDLTLATEDHNTPTGYADPSFNARRGDLMTILDPTSRTQIETLRKNCAEFGVRLHPLGHEQQGIVHVIGPQLGLTQPGLTMVCGDSHTATHGAFGALAFGIGTSEVEHVLATQTLPQARPKTMAVTVTGELKPGVTAKDLVLALITQVGTGGGRGHIVEYRGEAIRKLSMEGRMTICNMSIEWGAKAGMIAPDETTFEYLKGRQYAPTGTEWVEAVDYWRSLATDEDAVFDTEVILDADAISPFVTWGTNPGQGVALDGVVPSPADFAGENERTAAERALEYMDLTPGTPLREIPVDVVFVGSCTNGRLEDLRAAADVLRGHKVHDDVRMMIVPGSAKVREAAEAEGLDKVFTEAGAEWRFAGCSMCLGMNPDTLKPGERSASTSNRNFEGRQGKGGRTHLVSPPVAAATAVKGRLAAPADL is encoded by the coding sequence ATGGTGGGAGCCAATCCACAACCCGCTGCTCCGCGGACCCTGGCCGAAAAGGTCTGGGACGCCCACGTGGTGCGATCCGCCGAGGGTGAGCCCGATCTGCTATTCATCGATCTCCATCTCCTGCACGAGGTGACCAGCCCGCAGGCGTTCGATGGACTGCGTCTCGCGGGGCGCGCGGTGCGGCGGCCGGACCTCACGCTGGCGACCGAGGACCACAACACCCCGACCGGGTACGCGGACCCGTCGTTCAACGCCCGCCGGGGCGACCTGATGACGATCCTCGACCCGACGTCGCGCACGCAGATCGAGACGCTGCGCAAGAACTGCGCGGAGTTCGGGGTGCGCCTGCACCCGCTAGGCCACGAGCAGCAGGGCATCGTGCACGTGATCGGGCCGCAGCTCGGCCTGACCCAGCCCGGCCTGACCATGGTCTGCGGTGACTCGCACACGGCCACGCACGGCGCGTTCGGCGCGCTGGCGTTCGGCATCGGCACCAGCGAGGTCGAGCACGTGCTGGCCACCCAGACGCTGCCGCAGGCTCGGCCGAAGACCATGGCGGTGACCGTGACCGGCGAGCTGAAGCCGGGCGTCACCGCGAAGGACCTGGTGCTGGCGCTGATCACCCAGGTCGGCACCGGTGGCGGCCGTGGCCACATCGTGGAGTACCGGGGCGAGGCCATCCGCAAGCTCTCCATGGAGGGCCGGATGACCATCTGCAACATGTCCATCGAGTGGGGCGCCAAGGCCGGCATGATCGCGCCGGACGAGACCACGTTCGAGTACCTGAAGGGCCGGCAGTACGCGCCGACCGGCACCGAGTGGGTCGAGGCCGTCGACTACTGGCGGAGCCTGGCCACCGACGAGGACGCGGTCTTCGACACCGAGGTGATCCTGGACGCGGACGCGATCAGCCCGTTCGTCACCTGGGGCACGAACCCGGGCCAGGGCGTCGCGCTGGACGGCGTGGTGCCGAGCCCGGCCGACTTCGCCGGGGAGAACGAGCGGACCGCGGCCGAGCGGGCGCTGGAGTACATGGACCTCACTCCCGGCACCCCGTTACGCGAGATCCCGGTGGACGTTGTCTTCGTGGGCTCGTGCACGAACGGGCGCCTGGAGGACCTTCGCGCCGCCGCGGACGTGCTGCGCGGCCACAAGGTGCACGACGACGTACGCATGATGATCGTCCCCGGCTCCGCCAAGGTGCGCGAGGCGGCCGAGGCGGAGGGGCTGGACAAGGTCTTCACGGAGGCGGGCGCGGAGTGGCGGTTCGCCGGCTGTTCCATGTGTCTGGGCATGAACCCGGACACGCTCAAGCCCGGTGAGCGCTCGGCGTCGACCTCGAACCGCAACTTCGAGGGCCGGCAGGGCAAGGGTGGCCGTACCCACCTGGTGTCCCCGCCGGTCGCCGCCGCCACCGCCGTCAAGGGCCGGCTCGCGGCCCCCGCAGACCTGTAA